The Planctomycetia bacterium genome segment CAACTGAGCACTTCCATTTTGCCGTTCATTTTGACGATAACCATATCGCCACCCGCCACACCTTCGGCAGTGATCTGCGCAATGCGCTGCTGTAACTTTTCCATCTCAGCCTGCATCTTGGGGAGATTTTTCAACAACCCCATGACTTCGCCCATCTGCTTGAACATGATTACACCTGTTGTTATGTACCTGTTTTCTGGCCGAAGCCTTCATCCATGTGTACCAGTTGTCCGCCGAGTTGTTCCACCACGGCTTTAGCCAGTGGGACAGACATGACATCCATACGCTGCTGCACTGCCTTGGGAACGAATGCTTTGGTTTCCATGTCGTTGGCAATGTCGAATCTCAAGGCGACTGATTCGCCTGTGATTTTTTTCAGCATCTCCTCCAGTTTGGCACATCGATTGGCATCAGAGCAATAGTCACGCGAGCTTTCGCAGCCCGGTGGAAAGCTTACCAGTAAAGCAGTGGGAGGCTGGAAACTGGTTCGGACAGCTCGTTCCAACTGGAATCGTATCTGCGATTGATTGCCCAGTTGTTCCAGTAATGCGGCCCATACCACTTCATGTTGTTGAGGTGGAATTAATTCTATTTTGGCCAGTGCTGGTAGTTCCGAAATCAGGCGTGATGTGGAAGGTGCCGGAATGGGTTTTGCTATCGATAGTGCCGTGCCTCGTGAGGCTCCGGTCATCGAGCCTCCTCGTGCTGCGCCTTTAGCCATGCCTTCCAGTTGCTTGGCGATTTCCGAGACAGGCAACAAGTCTGCCAGTCGGCATAGGCGGATGACCGCGAGTTCCATCAATACCTGTGTCTGACCGGTTGAACGTAATCGAGTACGAGTGGTGATCAAGACATCCAGGCCTGCCATCATCGCTTCGGCATTCCAGCCGGATAATGCAGATTGAAACGGTTTCAGATCAGCCTCGCACAGATCTTTGACTTCGGGAACATCTCCCAGTGTAACGCGGAGCAGCAGTTGCCGCCAGAGTTCCATCCATTGGTCGAGGAGTTCAGCTAATTGAACACTTTTATCGAGGCAATGATGCAGTGCCTTAAGTGCACCAGAACAATCGCGTTTCAGGATGGCGAGGACCAGGTTGCTGCTGTCCTCATCGTTGGAAAGTCCAAGAAGTTTCTGCACTAGATCGAGTGACAATGAACCCTGCGAAAAGGCGAGTGCCTGATCCATCAGAGATTGTGCATCACGCATAGAGCCGCCTGCACGGCGTGCAATTAACTGGAGCGCTGCTTCTTCCGCAGAATGTCCTTCGGCTTTGACAATGCCGTTCAGCCTTTGCTGAATGCTCTCTCGCGGAATGCCGCTCAGATCAAACCGCTGGCAACGAGACAATATGGTGATGGGGATTTTGTGAACGTCGGTCGTAGCAAAAATGAACTTCACATGTGGCGGTGGCTCTTCCAATGTTTTCAGTAAGGCATTGAATGCCTCTTTGGAGAGCATGTGCACTTCGTCAATGATGTAAATCTTGAAGCGAGAGCTTTGCGGTCGATATTGTGTGTTGCCTCGCAGTTCGCGGATATTGTCGATGCCACGGTTGCTGGCACCATCTATTTCCAGAACATCGATATCTTCACCGATCGAGATGGCTTTACAGGAAGAGCATTCGTTGCAGGGCGTGATGGTGGGGCCATTGACGCAATTGAGTGACTTGGCAAGGATGCGTGCTGTCGAAGTTTTTCCGACACCACGCACCCCAGTAAACAGATAAGCATGTGCAATGCGGTTGGCAGTAATGGCATTTTTCAATGCCTGTGCAATGGGTTCTTGGCCGATCAGATCATCAAACTGCTGGGGTCGATACCGCCTGGCTAGTACGGTATAGTTCTGTCCGCCCATGGGTTTGGCTGTCTCTGTTTTGGCAGTGGCTTTCTTGGCCATTGGCGTGTTGTGCCTCCCTATAAGGTTCACCATACAGGTTAGGGCACCCTCAGCAAGTTGTCAGTTTTCAGTTCTCGTACAATTCTGCATGAGTTAAAATAGGCGTGGAATTGGTCGAAGTTTTCTCCCAAAATGAACGATGCGGTGAATGGGCACACTTAGGGTGAATACGTGCCAATGGGGGTACCCAACCAACATGGATGAAGAACCATGCAGATTGATATCAACGCTGACCTTGCCGAAGGTTTTCCTCACGACGAGGGATTGATGCAACTGGTCAGTTCGGTGAACCTCGCCTGTGGTGCGCATGCAGGCAATCCGCAGTTAATGGCGAAAAGCCTGCGGTTGGCGCATCAACTCCGAAAACGCATCGGTGCTCATCCAGGGTATTTTGATCGAGATAATTTTGGAAGGGTTGAAAGGGCTGTTGCCCCAGAAGAGTTGTGCCAGGTTGTTCTCTACCAGATGGGAGCACTCAAGGCGCTGGCTGATGATGTTGGAGCGAAAGTATCTTACATCAAACCACATGGTGCAATGTATCATCAGGTGAACCGCGATCAGCGCCTTGCGGAGACACTTGTCAGGATTGCAGACCAATGGGAGTTGGCAATCGTCGGGTTGCCCGATTCGATACTGGAAAAAGAGTGCAGGAAAGCAGAGGTTACCTATTGGAGAGAAGGGTTTGCGGACCGGTGCTATCTACCTGATCGTAGCCTTGTGCCTCGCGATCAGCCTGGTGCGATGATCGACGATCCTGTTGAGGCGGTTGCTCAAATTCACTGGTTAGTGCAATCAGTCAAAGTTGACACCATCTGCATTCACGGCGATGGAGATAACGCGGTTGTCTTCCTCAAGCAGGTCATACAGTTATTATCTGAGAGCAAGTCATGACGCTGAAAATACTGCGACCAGGAACGTACAGTATTTTGACAGGACCGCTACGGCTTGGATCAATGCATCAAGGAGTGCCACGCGGCGGACCGGCAGATAGACATTCTTGGATCATCGGAAATGCATTGGTAGGCAATGAATCCGGCACAGAATCAGATGCCTGCATTGCACTGGAAATAACTTTAACTGGTCCACTGTTGCAGGCAATGCAACCTGTTACGCTGGTTCTTGCGGGAAGCGCGTTCGACATGAAACTGGAAAGCAACCGGGGTTCACGATTGCTCCAACCTGGACATGTGTTTGAGATGCACGAGGGTGACATACTGGATATTGCAGAGTGTAAGCAGGGTATGAGAGCTTATCTTTGCACTCCTGGAGGCTTCCAATCTACTGAATTGAATGGTGGCATTGTACGAGCACCGTTGAAACCAGCAGATATGCTTTTAACGCATAGTATCGCGAGAAATCGATTCCACAACAGATGGATTGAACCTGAAGTTTGGCCTGATCAATCGCCACTAGGAACTCTGCGCATGCTGTCAGGTACTCATTGCGAGAAGAAATGGCTACAGCAATTATTGCAAGCAACTTTTACAGTCTCGAAAGACAGCAGCCGGATGGGGATCAGATTGACAACCAATCTGAAGCGCCAGCAAAAATCTGACACCATGCTTTCTTCACCGGTTGTTCCCGGCACATTGCAGTGGCCAAATGGCGGTGCGCCGATTCTGCTGGGAGTGGATGCCCAGAGCATTGGTGGGTATCCTCGGTATGGACATGTCGTCTCTGCGGACATGGATGCTTTAGGTCAACTGAAAGCAGGCGAGGCCATTCGATTTCAACTGGTGAACCTGCAAGAGGCAGAACAGTTAAGACAGTCCCGGAATCGCTGGCAGCAGCTCTGGGTCAACAGATTATTGAGCATGAGGTATCCATGAAACGAAAGACGTTGCCTCTGATGTTCCTGCTGATGTTGCCCCTTTATGGTTTGGCACAAGCCGAGCGACATGAATTGGGGAGAAGGCTCAGGAACTTTGAAACGACATGGGAGCAAACTACCGACGCTGGCTTGCGTCAGCAGGCAGCTGAAC includes the following:
- the dnaX gene encoding DNA polymerase III subunit gamma/tau — encoded protein: MGGQNYTVLARRYRPQQFDDLIGQEPIAQALKNAITANRIAHAYLFTGVRGVGKTSTARILAKSLNCVNGPTITPCNECSSCKAISIGEDIDVLEIDGASNRGIDNIRELRGNTQYRPQSSRFKIYIIDEVHMLSKEAFNALLKTLEEPPPHVKFIFATTDVHKIPITILSRCQRFDLSGIPRESIQQRLNGIVKAEGHSAEEAALQLIARRAGGSMRDAQSLMDQALAFSQGSLSLDLVQKLLGLSNDEDSSNLVLAILKRDCSGALKALHHCLDKSVQLAELLDQWMELWRQLLLRVTLGDVPEVKDLCEADLKPFQSALSGWNAEAMMAGLDVLITTRTRLRSTGQTQVLMELAVIRLCRLADLLPVSEIAKQLEGMAKGAARGGSMTGASRGTALSIAKPIPAPSTSRLISELPALAKIELIPPQQHEVVWAALLEQLGNQSQIRFQLERAVRTSFQPPTALLVSFPPGCESSRDYCSDANRCAKLEEMLKKITGESVALRFDIANDMETKAFVPKAVQQRMDVMSVPLAKAVVEQLGGQLVHMDEGFGQKTGT
- a CDS encoding LamB/YcsF family protein, producing MQIDINADLAEGFPHDEGLMQLVSSVNLACGAHAGNPQLMAKSLRLAHQLRKRIGAHPGYFDRDNFGRVERAVAPEELCQVVLYQMGALKALADDVGAKVSYIKPHGAMYHQVNRDQRLAETLVRIADQWELAIVGLPDSILEKECRKAEVTYWREGFADRCYLPDRSLVPRDQPGAMIDDPVEAVAQIHWLVQSVKVDTICIHGDGDNAVVFLKQVIQLLSESKS
- a CDS encoding biotin-dependent carboxyltransferase family protein is translated as MTLKILRPGTYSILTGPLRLGSMHQGVPRGGPADRHSWIIGNALVGNESGTESDACIALEITLTGPLLQAMQPVTLVLAGSAFDMKLESNRGSRLLQPGHVFEMHEGDILDIAECKQGMRAYLCTPGGFQSTELNGGIVRAPLKPADMLLTHSIARNRFHNRWIEPEVWPDQSPLGTLRMLSGTHCEKKWLQQLLQATFTVSKDSSRMGIRLTTNLKRQQKSDTMLSSPVVPGTLQWPNGGAPILLGVDAQSIGGYPRYGHVVSADMDALGQLKAGEAIRFQLVNLQEAEQLRQSRNRWQQLWVNRLLSMRYP